One region of Termitidicoccus mucosus genomic DNA includes:
- the thiC gene encoding phosphomethylpyrimidine synthase ThiC: MPTNSTSIASTANRGQLFPGSQRVYITGSRPDIRVPMREIILSPTRTPDGAEHPNEPVRVYDTSGPWGDPEFHGDAALGLPSVRSAWILERGDVEVIEGREIKPLDDGYLSEAHRVQAEREGRRNPVRFFHREGRKILRARPGRAATQLAYAKAGIITPEMEFVAIRENMKLQQARELPGASEEGDGPRNALWRQHRGDSRGAAIPREITPEFVRAEVARGRAIIPANINHPEVEPMIIGRNFLVKINTNIGNSAVASSIDEEVEKMRWSVKWGGDTLMDLSTGKNIHQTREWIVRNCPVPVGTVPVYQALEKAGGRPEALTWEIFRDTLIEQAEQGVDYFTIHAGVLLRHIPLTARRMTGIVSRGGSIMAKWCLHHHQENFLHTHWDDICDIMAAYDVAFSIGDGLRPGSIADANDDAQFAELKAQGDLTRRAWAKGVQVMNEGPGHVPMHMIAENMEKQLEWCHEAPFYTLGPLTTDIAPGYDHITSGIGAALIGWHGTAMLCYVTPKEHLGLPNRDDVRAGVVTYKIAAHAADLAKGHPAAQYRDNALSKARFEFRWEDQFNLSLDPERAREYHDETLPQEGAKTAHFCSMCGPQFCSMKITDDIRRYAEEHGLDSVEAINAGLKEKAAEFHAAGGEIYLGEKDSSPF; encoded by the coding sequence ATGCCAACAAACTCAACATCCATAGCGTCCACCGCCAACCGCGGCCAGTTGTTTCCCGGCTCGCAGCGGGTTTATATCACCGGTAGCCGACCCGACATCCGCGTGCCCATGCGCGAAATCATCCTTTCGCCCACGAGGACGCCGGACGGCGCGGAGCATCCCAACGAGCCGGTCCGCGTTTACGACACCTCGGGGCCGTGGGGCGACCCGGAGTTTCACGGGGATGCCGCCCTCGGGCTTCCCTCCGTCCGCTCCGCGTGGATACTCGAACGCGGCGATGTCGAGGTCATCGAAGGCCGCGAGATCAAGCCGCTGGATGACGGCTATCTTTCCGAGGCGCACCGCGTGCAGGCGGAACGCGAGGGACGCCGCAATCCCGTCCGCTTCTTCCATCGGGAGGGGCGCAAAATCCTTCGCGCGCGCCCCGGACGGGCCGCGACCCAGCTTGCCTATGCGAAGGCGGGAATCATCACGCCCGAGATGGAGTTTGTCGCCATCCGGGAAAACATGAAGCTCCAGCAGGCGCGCGAGTTGCCCGGCGCTTCCGAGGAAGGCGACGGCCCGCGCAACGCTCTCTGGCGCCAGCATCGGGGCGATTCGCGGGGCGCGGCGATTCCGCGGGAGATCACGCCGGAATTCGTGCGCGCGGAAGTCGCCCGGGGACGCGCCATCATCCCGGCCAACATCAATCATCCCGAGGTCGAACCGATGATCATCGGGCGCAACTTCCTGGTCAAAATCAACACCAACATCGGCAATTCCGCCGTCGCCTCGTCCATCGACGAGGAAGTCGAGAAGATGCGATGGTCCGTCAAGTGGGGCGGCGACACGCTCATGGATTTGTCCACCGGCAAAAACATCCACCAGACCCGCGAGTGGATCGTCAGGAATTGTCCCGTGCCGGTGGGCACGGTGCCCGTTTACCAGGCGTTGGAAAAAGCGGGCGGGCGTCCCGAGGCGCTCACGTGGGAGATCTTTCGCGACACGCTGATCGAGCAGGCCGAGCAGGGCGTGGATTATTTCACCATCCACGCCGGAGTCCTCCTGCGCCATATTCCGCTCACCGCGCGGCGCATGACCGGCATCGTTTCCCGCGGCGGCTCCATCATGGCGAAATGGTGCCTGCATCACCACCAGGAGAATTTCCTCCACACGCACTGGGACGACATCTGCGACATCATGGCCGCCTACGACGTGGCCTTTTCCATCGGCGACGGACTCCGCCCCGGCTCCATCGCCGATGCCAACGACGACGCCCAGTTTGCCGAACTCAAGGCTCAGGGCGACCTCACCCGGCGCGCGTGGGCCAAAGGCGTGCAGGTCATGAACGAAGGGCCGGGGCACGTGCCCATGCACATGATCGCGGAAAACATGGAGAAGCAGCTCGAGTGGTGCCACGAGGCGCCGTTCTACACCCTCGGGCCGCTGACCACCGACATCGCGCCGGGCTACGACCACATCACCAGCGGCATCGGCGCCGCCCTCATCGGCTGGCACGGCACCGCCATGCTTTGTTACGTGACGCCCAAGGAGCACCTCGGCCTGCCCAATCGCGACGACGTGCGCGCCGGGGTCGTCACCTACAAGATCGCGGCCCATGCCGCCGACCTCGCCAAGGGGCACCCGGCGGCGCAATACCGCGACAACGCGCTTTCCAAGGCGCGCTTCGAGTTCCGCTGGGAGGACCAGTTCAACCTCTCGCTCGATCCCGAGCGCGCCCGAGAATACCACGACGAGACGCTGCCGCAGGAAGGAGCCAAGACCGCGCACTTCTGTTCGATGTGCGGCCCGCAGTTCTGCTCGATGAAAATCACCGACGACATCCGGCGCTACGCCGAGGAGCACGGCCTCGATTCCGTCGAGGCCATCAATGCCGGCCTGAAGGAAAAGGCGGCCGAGTTCCACGCCGCCGGCGGGGAGATTTATCTTGGAGAAAAAGATTCCTCGCCATTTTGA
- a CDS encoding secretin N-terminal domain-containing protein: MILRPFSLPPAAVLALALALATASSTPPAAHAQEPEPATPAAGASAPAGEVPAPPVALTTPLTPAGNPDERLSQFNFPSMPLSMVIPELENLTGRTVLRQQGLPNVEITLVFKTPPTRAEALQALETVLNLNQIALVPLGDKFVKMLPMPSVRFEAPLMIDGSALGYPPSGRVATKLFQLEFLRVAEFVPQIATLLNASIGSFSLFEKANAVLITDSISTLQRIEVLLKKLDQPVSAGIGTKFYTLRFAKASDLVAKLRSILQGPLLQQLSSATTYNADDRTNQVVLICDQRQFPFFDDLVAKLDVKADPNTRTEVIHLNNANAKDVATLLSTLIAGQTKAAQQAQAASVTANQRQQRQQQQATARTANQPANAANRTGQATAALAPATTVTLPGGNLGLPSSEEFSTLITIQPDERINAVVVSGTVDDIRIIQELVAKIDILLAQVRIEVVIAEVSLSDNQESGIDALGLQVVGGKLTGVGASGPGFVASALSTSGTTGGFFNIAGQLSGVLSLDTRPRKTNTTIISTPSIVTAHNKEAYIKVGEKRPVITGSSDYISSGGGTRSTITQQDIGLELKVKPLIGKDGSVQLEITQTVQNIKDTTKIDGNDQPIVGNREAQSFINVHSGEIIVLGGLQEQSDTKNRSRLGPIPIIGDFLGSRKKETRRSDLLFFIRPTVLTTADTDNVSAYQRMDTMHNLDPMRSMLGIPENERLPGESAHSAAPSMKRPR; the protein is encoded by the coding sequence ATGATCTTGCGCCCATTTTCGCTCCCGCCCGCGGCCGTCCTCGCCCTCGCCCTCGCCCTCGCCACAGCCTCGTCCACCCCTCCCGCCGCGCACGCCCAAGAGCCCGAGCCCGCCACGCCTGCCGCCGGCGCTTCCGCCCCGGCGGGCGAGGTACCAGCCCCGCCAGTCGCCCTGACCACTCCGCTCACTCCGGCCGGCAACCCCGACGAACGCCTGTCACAATTCAACTTCCCGAGCATGCCCCTCAGCATGGTCATCCCCGAGTTGGAAAACCTCACCGGCCGCACCGTCCTCCGCCAGCAAGGCCTGCCCAACGTCGAAATCACCCTCGTCTTCAAGACCCCGCCCACCCGGGCCGAGGCGCTCCAGGCGCTCGAGACCGTGCTCAACCTCAACCAGATCGCGCTCGTCCCCCTCGGCGACAAGTTCGTGAAAATGCTCCCCATGCCCAGCGTGCGCTTCGAGGCGCCGCTCATGATCGACGGCTCCGCGCTCGGCTACCCGCCCAGCGGACGCGTCGCCACCAAGCTCTTCCAGCTCGAATTTCTCCGCGTCGCCGAGTTTGTCCCGCAGATCGCCACCCTCCTCAACGCCAGCATCGGCAGCTTCTCGCTCTTTGAAAAGGCCAACGCCGTCCTCATCACCGATTCCATCAGCACCCTCCAGCGCATCGAAGTGCTCTTGAAAAAACTCGATCAACCCGTCAGCGCCGGCATCGGGACGAAATTCTACACGCTTCGCTTCGCCAAGGCCTCCGATCTTGTGGCCAAACTCCGCAGCATCCTCCAGGGCCCGCTGCTCCAGCAACTCAGCTCCGCCACCACCTACAACGCCGACGACCGCACCAACCAGGTCGTCCTCATCTGCGACCAGCGCCAGTTCCCCTTCTTCGACGACCTCGTCGCCAAGCTCGACGTCAAGGCCGACCCCAACACCCGCACCGAGGTCATCCACCTCAACAACGCCAACGCCAAGGACGTCGCGACCCTTCTCAGCACCCTCATCGCCGGCCAGACGAAGGCCGCCCAGCAGGCCCAGGCCGCCTCCGTCACCGCCAACCAGCGCCAGCAACGCCAGCAGCAACAGGCCACCGCACGCACCGCCAACCAGCCCGCCAACGCCGCCAACCGCACCGGCCAGGCGACCGCCGCCCTCGCGCCCGCCACCACCGTCACGCTCCCCGGTGGCAATCTCGGCCTGCCCAGCTCGGAGGAATTCAGCACGCTCATCACCATCCAGCCCGACGAACGCATCAACGCCGTCGTGGTCTCCGGCACGGTGGACGACATCCGCATCATCCAGGAACTCGTCGCCAAGATCGACATCCTCCTCGCCCAAGTCCGCATCGAGGTCGTCATCGCCGAGGTGAGTTTGAGCGACAATCAGGAAAGCGGAATCGACGCGCTCGGACTGCAAGTAGTCGGTGGAAAACTGACCGGTGTCGGCGCAAGCGGCCCGGGCTTCGTCGCCAGCGCGCTTTCCACCTCGGGCACGACGGGCGGCTTCTTTAATATCGCCGGTCAACTGTCCGGGGTATTGTCACTCGATACCAGACCCCGGAAAACCAATACCACCATCATTTCCACCCCCAGCATTGTCACGGCGCACAATAAGGAAGCCTATATCAAGGTGGGCGAAAAACGTCCGGTCATCACCGGCTCGAGCGACTATATCAGCAGCGGAGGCGGCACCCGCAGCACGATCACCCAGCAAGACATCGGGTTGGAGCTGAAGGTAAAGCCGCTCATCGGAAAAGACGGCTCCGTGCAGTTGGAAATCACGCAGACCGTGCAAAACATCAAGGACACCACGAAGATCGACGGCAATGACCAGCCCATCGTCGGCAATCGCGAGGCGCAGTCATTTATCAATGTCCACAGCGGTGAGATTATTGTCCTGGGCGGCCTGCAGGAGCAATCCGACACCAAAAACCGCAGCAGGCTCGGCCCCATTCCGATCATCGGCGATTTTCTCGGCTCCAGAAAAAAGGAAACACGCAGGTCCGACCTCCTGTTTTTCATCCGTCCGACCGTGCTCACCACCGCCGACACGGACAATGTTTCCGCGTATCAACGCATGGATACGATGCACAACCTCGATCCCATGCGCTCCATGCTCGGCATCCCGGAAAACGAAAGACTTCCCGGTGAATCTGCGCACTCCGCCGCCCCTTCGATGAAACGTCCTCGCTAA
- a CDS encoding GspE/PulE family protein gives MPSGTAIPPDATLPASLAARLTDEQIQAVLEAPRGHRVKTIAIALNLSEPDALAKLATASGFLAAANLEADTASLGLLPARLVHDYQIVPIVVAQGGDDEATSDKSQGTEKETGAPGQPGDGDSQPDAILHLATAWPPDGVMVDWIRTFTPRPLAWHLGVPEKIHQLILQHFGVGSGSLEDSDDDYIAPEIAQQAEADVDEDAAVVRFVSDVISQAVADEATDIHFEPQEGRLQIRYRVDGLLVPVPVPENLLRFQDAIISRLKIMAKLNISEKRLPQDGRINFRSNGTVLDIRVATAPTIYAESISLRLLNQKKQAFSMEKLGMTAEEQAVIRKSLDIPHGIILVTGPTGSGKSTTLNAFLREINSPDLRIVTVEDPIEYEVPGVNQMQMRPEIGLTFASALRSILRQDPDVIMVGEIRDGETADIAIRASLTGHLVFSTLHTNDAPGAITRLIDMGIEPFLVASSIELVIAQRLVRRLCPECARPAPVNKNKLRDTLAILDLDPAEADTIETLRQPCGCDRCRGSGYRGRIGLFEIFTLNDEIHELILKRESTRALTNCARKHGMRPLQQSGWEKIKSGHTTLEEVLRVITVTEK, from the coding sequence ATGCCTTCCGGCACCGCCATCCCGCCCGACGCCACCCTGCCCGCCTCGCTCGCAGCCCGCCTCACCGACGAGCAAATCCAAGCCGTGCTGGAGGCCCCGCGCGGACACCGCGTCAAGACCATCGCCATCGCGCTCAACCTTTCCGAGCCCGACGCCCTCGCCAAGCTCGCCACCGCCAGCGGATTCCTCGCCGCCGCCAACCTCGAAGCCGACACCGCATCCCTCGGCCTTCTCCCCGCCCGCCTCGTCCACGATTACCAGATCGTGCCCATCGTCGTCGCCCAAGGCGGCGATGATGAAGCGACAAGTGACAAGTCACAAGGCACAGAAAAAGAAACCGGGGCTCCCGGCCAGCCGGGGGACGGCGACAGCCAGCCGGACGCCATCCTCCACCTTGCCACCGCCTGGCCCCCCGACGGCGTAATGGTTGACTGGATACGCACCTTCACCCCCCGCCCCCTCGCCTGGCACCTCGGCGTCCCCGAAAAAATCCACCAGCTCATCCTCCAGCATTTCGGCGTCGGCTCCGGCAGCCTGGAGGACAGCGACGACGACTACATCGCCCCCGAGATCGCCCAGCAGGCCGAGGCCGACGTGGACGAGGACGCCGCCGTCGTCCGCTTCGTTTCCGACGTCATTTCCCAAGCCGTCGCCGACGAGGCCACCGACATCCATTTCGAGCCGCAGGAAGGCCGCCTGCAAATCCGCTACCGCGTGGACGGGCTGCTCGTCCCCGTGCCCGTCCCCGAAAACCTCCTCCGCTTCCAGGACGCCATCATCTCGCGCCTCAAGATCATGGCGAAGCTCAACATCTCCGAAAAACGCCTCCCGCAGGACGGCCGCATCAACTTCCGCTCCAACGGCACCGTCCTCGACATCCGCGTCGCCACCGCCCCCACCATCTACGCCGAATCCATCTCCCTCCGCCTCCTCAACCAGAAAAAGCAGGCCTTCTCCATGGAAAAACTCGGCATGACCGCCGAGGAACAGGCCGTCATCCGCAAATCCCTCGACATCCCCCACGGCATCATCCTCGTCACCGGCCCCACCGGCTCCGGCAAATCCACCACCCTCAACGCCTTCCTCCGCGAAATCAACTCCCCCGACCTCCGCATCGTCACCGTCGAGGATCCCATCGAATACGAGGTTCCCGGCGTCAACCAGATGCAGATGCGCCCCGAAATCGGCCTCACCTTCGCCTCCGCCCTCCGCTCCATCCTCCGCCAGGACCCCGACGTCATCATGGTCGGCGAAATCCGCGACGGCGAGACCGCCGACATCGCCATCCGCGCCTCCCTCACCGGCCACTTGGTGTTTTCGACCCTGCACACCAACGACGCCCCCGGCGCCATCACCCGCCTGATCGACATGGGCATCGAGCCCTTCCTCGTCGCCTCCTCCATCGAGCTCGTCATCGCCCAGCGCCTCGTCCGCCGTCTCTGTCCCGAGTGCGCCCGCCCCGCGCCCGTCAACAAAAACAAACTCCGGGACACCCTCGCCATCCTCGACCTCGACCCCGCCGAGGCCGACACCATCGAAACCCTCCGCCAACCCTGCGGCTGCGACCGCTGCCGCGGCAGCGGCTACCGCGGCCGCATCGGCCTGTTCGAGATTTTCACGCTCAACGACGAAATCCACGAACTCATCTTAAAACGCGAAAGCACCCGCGCTCTTACCAACTGCGCCCGCAAACACGGCATGAGGCCCCTGCAACAATCCGGCTGGGAAAAAATCAAATCCGGCCACACCACTCTCGAAGAAGTCCTCCGCGTCATCACCGTGACCGAAAAGTAA
- the nusA gene encoding transcription termination factor NusA, protein MSSEILAVLEYMEKEKGIGRADMIAAIVNAIKTAAQKGVNSGQELKIEINPKNGHLKAWSLLKVVDSVSNPKTEIHIEKAQALAPNAQLGEILEKEIDPSMLGRIAAQTARQAVMQKLRQFEKDRIYDDFKDMVGNIVTGTVRRKERGDIYIDLGKAEAVLSNKEQVPGEEYQAGDRIRCLLLAIEATPRGPEIILSRGSPKFVRRLFELEVTEIADGTVKIEAFAREAGYRTKIAVTSTDPKVDPVGACVGARGARVKTIVRELNGEKIDIINYFPNPQQMIIEALKPAIPRDIQLDEKNHRIALKVDPENLAIAIGRKGQNARLTSRLIGWRLDIEEYKVATADPRAIAIDSLTKNLGLAREIAERLVNIGMNSPAVLESVDLEDLIEAGFSEQEAQDVLSRVNK, encoded by the coding sequence ATGAGCAGCGAAATTCTAGCCGTCCTTGAATACATGGAGAAGGAGAAAGGCATTGGCCGCGCCGACATGATTGCCGCGATTGTCAATGCCATCAAAACCGCTGCCCAAAAAGGGGTTAATTCCGGCCAGGAACTAAAGATCGAGATCAACCCGAAAAACGGTCACCTCAAGGCTTGGTCCCTGCTCAAGGTCGTCGATTCGGTTTCCAATCCCAAAACCGAGATTCACATCGAAAAAGCCCAGGCGCTCGCCCCGAACGCGCAGCTCGGCGAAATCCTCGAAAAAGAAATCGATCCCTCGATGCTCGGTCGCATCGCCGCCCAGACGGCCCGGCAGGCCGTCATGCAAAAGCTGCGCCAATTCGAAAAGGACCGGATTTACGACGATTTCAAGGACATGGTCGGCAACATCGTCACCGGCACCGTCCGCCGGAAAGAGCGCGGCGACATCTACATCGACTTGGGCAAGGCCGAGGCCGTCCTTTCCAACAAGGAGCAGGTGCCCGGCGAGGAATATCAGGCGGGCGACCGCATCCGCTGCCTGCTGCTCGCCATCGAGGCGACGCCGCGCGGCCCCGAAATCATCCTCAGCCGCGGCAGCCCGAAATTCGTCCGCCGCCTGTTCGAACTCGAAGTCACCGAAATCGCCGACGGCACCGTGAAGATCGAGGCCTTCGCCCGCGAGGCCGGCTACCGCACCAAGATCGCCGTCACGTCCACCGACCCCAAGGTCGATCCCGTCGGCGCCTGCGTCGGCGCGCGCGGCGCCCGCGTGAAAACCATCGTGCGCGAGCTCAACGGCGAAAAAATCGACATCATCAATTATTTTCCCAATCCGCAGCAGATGATCATCGAGGCGCTCAAGCCCGCCATTCCGCGCGACATCCAGCTCGACGAGAAAAACCACCGCATCGCGCTGAAGGTCGATCCCGAAAACCTCGCCATCGCCATCGGACGCAAAGGCCAGAACGCGCGCCTCACCTCGCGCCTCATCGGCTGGCGCCTCGACATCGAGGAATACAAGGTCGCCACCGCCGACCCGCGCGCCATCGCCATCGATTCCCTCACCAAGAACCTCGGCCTCGCCCGCGAAATCGCCGAACGCCTCGTCAACATCGGCATGAACTCTCCCGCCGTGCTCGAATCCGTCGACCTCGAAGACCTCATCGAAGCCGGCTTCTCCGAACAGGAAGCGCAGGACGTCCTGTCCCGCGTGAACAAATAA
- the dtd gene encoding D-aminoacyl-tRNA deacylase, translating to MKAVIQRVTSASVTIDDVVRGSINQGLLVLIGIAEGDTAEDGRWLAGKIAAMRLFPDDAGQMNRSVRDIGGGVLVISQFTLIASTRKGARPSFHAAAKPAAALPLYEQFLVQMEAALARPVSSGEFGAMMQVALVNDGPVTIVIDTRDRE from the coding sequence ATGAAAGCGGTCATCCAGCGCGTCACCTCCGCCAGCGTCACCATCGATGATGTGGTGCGCGGCTCCATCAACCAAGGCCTGCTCGTCCTCATCGGCATCGCCGAGGGCGACACCGCCGAGGACGGCCGCTGGCTTGCCGGGAAAATCGCGGCGATGCGCCTCTTCCCCGACGATGCCGGCCAGATGAACCGCTCCGTGCGCGACATCGGCGGGGGCGTGCTCGTCATCAGCCAGTTCACGCTCATTGCCAGCACGCGCAAGGGCGCCCGCCCCTCGTTCCACGCCGCTGCCAAACCCGCCGCCGCCCTGCCCCTTTACGAACAGTTTCTTGTGCAAATGGAAGCCGCCCTCGCCCGCCCTGTCTCCAGCGGCGAATTCGGCGCGATGATGCAGGTCGCGCTCGTCAACGACGGCCCCGTCACCATCGTCATCGACACCCGCGATCGCGAATAG
- a CDS encoding type II secretion system F family protein — protein MPAFTYTARDRSGQTVQSTLDAPSRKDALRLLAARGLQPVSIDESGAASAAKTKPARLRSTPGPASASAPQAAVANTPVNTRLTFTRRECLPFLQALADLISSGLSAGESLRLLTQRVRSPRLRALCARLWELVSEGATLSRALAAFPQVFESSIINLIQAGEATGNLREVLDRLIEHLSERARLKRELVNALAYPLLLMVIAGGVILFFLFFLLPRMESLFTALGSRLPVSTKILIGFANFSLTYGIFIAGALVFAGLAVWRWYKTPAGRAAIDALLLKIPLVGPFLVSRTVLSISQTLSILLENGITASEALKMTGRQINNRVHHDAFDEAISRVMEGESLSGALQRTDCFPPLVLDQLAIGENTGSIVPSLKKIAVNYQQIVTSRLTLFTNFLGTAVLLGTFGFIAFLAFAMISAIFGLSSSFSHRG, from the coding sequence GTGCCTGCCTTCACCTACACCGCCCGCGACCGCTCCGGCCAGACCGTCCAATCGACGCTCGACGCGCCCAGCCGCAAGGACGCCCTTCGCCTCCTCGCCGCGCGCGGCCTCCAGCCCGTGAGCATCGACGAATCCGGCGCCGCCTCCGCCGCGAAAACCAAACCCGCCAGGCTCCGCTCCACCCCTGGCCCCGCCTCCGCATCCGCCCCGCAAGCCGCCGTCGCGAACACCCCCGTCAATACCCGCCTCACCTTCACCCGCCGCGAATGCCTTCCCTTTTTGCAGGCGCTCGCCGACCTGATTTCCAGCGGCCTCTCCGCCGGCGAGTCGCTGCGTCTTCTCACCCAGCGCGTCCGCAGCCCTCGCCTCCGCGCGCTTTGCGCCCGCCTCTGGGAGCTCGTCAGCGAAGGCGCCACGCTTTCCCGCGCGCTCGCCGCGTTTCCTCAGGTGTTCGAATCGTCCATCATCAACCTCATCCAGGCCGGCGAGGCCACCGGCAACCTTCGCGAAGTCCTCGACCGCCTCATCGAGCACCTCTCCGAGCGCGCCCGCCTCAAGCGCGAACTCGTCAACGCCCTCGCCTACCCGCTCCTGCTCATGGTCATCGCCGGCGGCGTGATCCTGTTCTTCCTCTTTTTCCTCCTGCCGCGCATGGAGTCGCTCTTCACCGCGCTCGGCAGCCGCCTGCCCGTCTCGACCAAGATCCTCATCGGCTTCGCCAACTTCTCGCTCACCTACGGCATTTTCATCGCCGGGGCGCTCGTCTTCGCCGGGCTCGCCGTCTGGCGCTGGTACAAGACCCCCGCGGGCCGCGCCGCCATCGACGCGCTGCTCCTGAAAATCCCGCTCGTCGGTCCGTTCCTCGTGAGCCGCACCGTGCTCTCCATCAGCCAGACCCTCTCCATCCTGCTCGAAAACGGCATCACCGCCTCCGAGGCGCTGAAAATGACCGGACGCCAGATCAACAACCGCGTGCACCACGACGCCTTCGACGAGGCCATCTCGCGCGTGATGGAAGGCGAATCCCTCTCCGGCGCGCTCCAGCGCACGGACTGTTTTCCGCCGCTCGTCCTCGACCAGCTCGCCATCGGCGAAAACACCGGCAGCATCGTGCCCAGCCTGAAAAAAATCGCGGTGAACTACCAGCAGATCGTCACCTCGCGGCTGACCCTGTTCACCAACTTTCTCGGCACTGCGGTCCTGCTCGGCACCTTCGGTTTCATTGCCTTTCTCGCCTTTGCGATGATCAGCGCCATCTTCGGCCTCAGCTCCTCCTTCTCCCACCGGGGATGA
- the argA gene encoding amino-acid N-acetyltransferase — protein sequence MSNGSTTPAQHAAAATTIKPADLRGILKYVPRFKDQIFVIALDGSIVADENFGNLLVDIAVLRSLAIKVILVHGIGQQIQQLSAIRSIPITDAIGTGVTDAATLDLAIRASSRVSHIILEGLTQNALKCAITNAVRAVPLGILRGVDHQFTGKVDRIDTEFITTLIDKNITPIVSPIGFGPDGGALRINSDLLAAELAEALHATKIIYAAPSSGLTINGEVRREISADALRALLKEQPAAIPESERSKAAHALKAIETGTPRVHLIDGRTFDSLLNEIFSSEGVGTLIYGNDYQQIRRARRSDVRAIHNLTRGGVRRAELLHRTQQAIEKNIDQFYVYEIDESLIACISLASYPENPDILELGSLYVLPFYQNRGIGRRMVDYICMLAKDRGARTLVALSTQSYSFFTSTMGFEEADKKLLPASRLKLYEESGRNAKVLVKQL from the coding sequence ATGAGCAATGGCTCCACCACGCCGGCCCAGCATGCTGCCGCCGCCACCACCATCAAACCCGCCGATCTCCGCGGCATCCTGAAATACGTCCCGCGTTTCAAGGACCAGATCTTCGTCATCGCGCTCGACGGCTCCATCGTCGCCGACGAGAACTTCGGCAACCTCCTCGTCGACATCGCCGTGCTCCGCAGCCTCGCCATCAAGGTCATCCTCGTCCACGGCATCGGCCAGCAAATCCAGCAACTCTCCGCCATCCGCTCCATTCCCATCACCGACGCCATCGGCACCGGCGTGACCGACGCCGCCACGCTCGACCTCGCCATCCGCGCCTCCTCCCGCGTCTCGCACATCATCCTCGAAGGGCTCACCCAGAACGCGCTCAAGTGCGCCATCACCAATGCCGTCCGCGCCGTCCCGCTCGGCATCCTCCGCGGCGTCGATCACCAGTTCACCGGCAAGGTGGACCGCATCGACACCGAGTTCATCACCACGCTCATCGACAAGAACATCACGCCCATCGTCTCGCCCATCGGCTTCGGCCCCGACGGCGGCGCCCTCCGCATCAACTCCGATCTCCTCGCCGCCGAACTCGCCGAGGCGCTCCACGCGACCAAGATCATCTACGCCGCGCCCTCCTCCGGCCTCACCATCAACGGCGAAGTCCGCCGTGAAATCTCCGCCGACGCCCTCCGCGCGCTGCTCAAGGAACAGCCCGCCGCCATTCCCGAAAGCGAGCGCAGCAAGGCCGCGCACGCCCTCAAGGCCATCGAGACCGGCACCCCGCGCGTGCACCTCATCGACGGCCGCACCTTCGACAGCCTCCTCAACGAAATCTTCTCCAGCGAAGGTGTCGGCACGCTCATTTACGGCAACGACTACCAGCAGATCCGCCGCGCCCGCCGCTCCGATGTCCGCGCCATCCACAACCTCACCCGCGGCGGCGTCCGCCGCGCCGAGCTCCTGCACCGCACGCAGCAGGCCATCGAGAAGAACATCGACCAGTTCTACGTTTACGAAATCGACGAAAGCCTCATCGCCTGCATCTCGCTCGCGTCGTATCCGGAAAATCCCGACATCCTCGAACTCGGCTCGCTCTACGTGCTGCCCTTTTATCAAAACCGCGGCATCGGCCGGAGGATGGTGGACTACATCTGCATGCTGGCGAAGGACCGCGGGGCCAGGACGCTCGTCGCCCTCTCGACGCAGAGTTATTCCTTTTTCACCTCGACGATGGGCTTCGAGGAAGCCGACAAAAAACTCCTCCCCGCCTCGCGCCTGAAACTCTACGAGGAGAGCGGCCGCAACGCCAAGGTGCTCGTCAAGCAACTCTGA